One segment of Geomonas ferrireducens DNA contains the following:
- a CDS encoding fibronectin type III domain-containing protein produces MLQSLIPVTNNVFVMSHFAEMNHLALVGWLLDAATKQEQHPFHGKDMPDWVAGPARFREHAAALSQKEEAAKYKDILAIKERDLERIATLESIHFNASYIVMRARHLNDESLLLNVGHELKEKTKRTHASTSVTKQQLKVTAKRGDHPGSIVLTIERDPGAGIYEVQFCKGAPTSEQSWQLLGNFKKVRIFIPDLERSAWYYFRVRSHGDNETSPWSAPVDIIVG; encoded by the coding sequence ATGTTGCAATCGTTGATACCCGTGACCAACAACGTGTTTGTCATGAGCCATTTCGCGGAAATGAACCATCTCGCGCTGGTTGGCTGGCTGCTCGATGCCGCGACCAAGCAGGAGCAGCACCCCTTCCACGGCAAGGACATGCCGGACTGGGTGGCTGGACCGGCGCGTTTCAGGGAACATGCCGCCGCCCTGTCGCAGAAGGAAGAGGCCGCGAAGTACAAGGATATCTTGGCCATCAAGGAACGCGACCTCGAGCGTATCGCGACACTGGAGTCGATCCACTTCAACGCAAGCTACATCGTCATGAGAGCCAGGCACCTAAACGATGAGAGCCTGCTCCTGAACGTGGGGCACGAGTTGAAAGAAAAGACGAAGAGAACCCACGCGTCGACCTCAGTCACCAAGCAGCAGTTGAAGGTGACGGCCAAGAGGGGCGATCACCCGGGCTCAATTGTCCTGACCATCGAGAGGGACCCCGGCGCCGGGATCTACGAAGTCCAGTTCTGTAAAGGCGCACCTACAAGCGAGCAATCGTGGCAGCTCTTGGGCAACTTCAAAAAAGTCAGGATCTTCATCCCGGACCTGGAGCGGTCAGCCTGGTACTACTTCAGGGTGAGGAGCCACGGCGATAACGAGACGAGCCCCTGGAGCGCTCCGGTTGATATCATCGTAGGGTAA
- a CDS encoding DNA cytosine methyltransferase, whose product MASGKYKKVAKDIPIVAEEETVYRQRIGGLLPEPQCKPKLIDLFAGAGGMTLGFTKLAGHSFEPVWANDFNDYAAKTYNANFGGHCIVGDIVDILSDPMTVIPQADVVIGGPPCQGFSLLNKFRDGDVRKQLWRPYMEVVEKSGASVFVMENVPQLLDSFEHGEIVEIARGMGFHVRWAKLCAADYGAPQVRWRAFIVGCKFADPAAVFPPKKTHFNPNNGHRKAFSEEFDAYITDPAPWRTVRDAIGDLPAPEGIEVRDVPAPLDIHFGRTPTALSIERYKSIPEEGMNRFDLQKRAPHLTPACWVRKTSGGTDLFGRLWWDRPSVTIRTEFFKPEKGRYLHPVQHRPITHREAARLQSFPDDFRFLGTKTEIARQIGNAVPPRLAARIADSVYTLLISKGASECPTSSTRKNEAGSCPESGEAIQNPR is encoded by the coding sequence TTGGCATCCGGAAAATATAAGAAAGTCGCAAAAGACATCCCTATCGTCGCGGAGGAAGAAACGGTTTACCGCCAACGGATCGGGGGGCTGCTCCCCGAACCGCAGTGCAAGCCTAAGTTGATCGACCTGTTTGCCGGTGCAGGCGGCATGACTCTGGGGTTCACGAAACTGGCAGGCCACAGTTTCGAGCCTGTTTGGGCCAACGACTTCAACGACTACGCCGCCAAAACGTACAACGCCAATTTCGGCGGTCACTGCATCGTCGGTGATATCGTGGACATTCTGAGCGATCCGATGACCGTCATCCCGCAAGCCGACGTAGTCATCGGCGGCCCCCCCTGCCAGGGATTCAGCCTGCTCAACAAGTTCCGCGACGGCGACGTGAGAAAGCAGTTGTGGCGGCCGTACATGGAAGTGGTCGAGAAGTCGGGCGCATCCGTATTCGTCATGGAAAACGTGCCCCAGCTGCTTGATTCCTTCGAGCACGGGGAGATAGTCGAAATCGCCCGGGGAATGGGATTCCACGTGCGTTGGGCGAAGCTGTGCGCCGCCGACTACGGCGCACCGCAGGTCAGATGGCGCGCCTTCATCGTCGGCTGCAAGTTCGCCGACCCCGCTGCCGTATTTCCGCCGAAGAAGACCCATTTCAACCCGAACAACGGGCACCGCAAAGCCTTCTCCGAGGAGTTCGACGCCTACATAACCGATCCGGCTCCCTGGCGTACGGTCCGCGATGCGATAGGCGATCTCCCCGCCCCGGAAGGAATCGAGGTCCGCGACGTACCCGCTCCGCTCGACATCCACTTCGGCCGCACCCCGACGGCACTGAGCATCGAGAGGTACAAATCGATCCCCGAAGAGGGGATGAACAGATTCGACCTGCAGAAGAGGGCGCCGCACCTGACCCCTGCCTGCTGGGTGCGCAAGACCTCGGGGGGGACCGACCTGTTCGGGCGACTGTGGTGGGACCGGCCGTCCGTCACGATCCGGACCGAATTTTTCAAACCCGAAAAGGGACGCTACCTGCATCCGGTGCAGCATCGCCCCATCACTCACCGGGAGGCCGCAAGGCTGCAATCATTCCCCGACGACTTCCGGTTCCTCGGGACCAAGACGGAGATTGCAAGGCAGATCGGCAATGCGGTTCCCCCTCGCCTTGCCGCCAGGATTGCCGATTCGGTCTACACCCTGCTCATCTCGAAAGGCGCGAGCGAATGTCCGACGTCTTCAACAAGGAAAAACGAAGCTGGATCATGTCCCGAATCCGGGGAGGCAATACAAAACCCGAGATAA
- the vsr gene encoding very short patch repair endonuclease produces the protein MSDVFNKEKRSWIMSRIRGGNTKPEITVRKLLHGLGFRFRLHVKTLPGKPDIVLPRHRKVILVHGCFWHGHQDCSKAKRPATNAEFWDAKITANIERDRRNKSVLEDAGWQVLELWTCELKDPEELSGRLKSFLLNEGSAGGVSMARRSKQEEPESLRKRLVELLADFEQELEKGDLRSKVLCLVPAHNLLRDLGSSLISKEYAPSARERIIHYLQKYPRTVISGNELMVVAGIGEWARRVRELRVQFGWSVVNGVTAKEMSKEGDLPLESVDVSKMGPDDYLLLDETQDRDAAFRWNTANEIRRKKTSVQSKILEYMRVNIGKQITGEELRYVADNKSEWARRVRELRTEQGWPVATRTTGMPDLPVGVYLLVEDRQAPEHDRVIPDAVRRAVLQRDDYKCSECGWHHEKWNPSDPRHLEAHHVQQHAKGGANTEENLITLCNICHDKAHRK, from the coding sequence ATGTCCGACGTCTTCAACAAGGAAAAACGAAGCTGGATCATGTCCCGAATCCGGGGAGGCAATACAAAACCCGAGATAACGGTCCGAAAGCTCCTTCACGGCTTGGGCTTTCGTTTCAGGCTTCACGTCAAAACTCTTCCGGGCAAGCCGGACATCGTGTTGCCTCGTCACCGGAAGGTGATACTCGTGCACGGTTGTTTTTGGCACGGCCATCAAGACTGCTCGAAGGCGAAGAGGCCCGCGACCAACGCCGAGTTCTGGGATGCCAAGATAACAGCGAACATCGAGCGCGACCGGCGCAACAAATCGGTTCTTGAAGACGCAGGATGGCAGGTGCTCGAACTCTGGACCTGCGAATTGAAGGATCCGGAGGAGCTGTCCGGAAGGCTGAAGTCTTTTTTATTGAATGAAGGTTCTGCCGGAGGGGTATCAATGGCGCGTCGCTCGAAACAAGAAGAACCCGAGTCACTTCGAAAACGATTGGTCGAGCTTTTGGCCGACTTCGAACAGGAACTGGAGAAAGGAGATTTACGTTCAAAGGTCCTGTGTCTCGTCCCCGCCCACAACCTTCTACGTGATCTCGGCAGTTCTCTCATTTCAAAGGAATACGCGCCCTCAGCTCGGGAGCGGATCATTCACTACCTGCAAAAATATCCGCGCACGGTGATAAGCGGAAACGAACTGATGGTGGTGGCCGGGATCGGCGAATGGGCGAGAAGAGTTCGAGAGCTGCGGGTTCAATTCGGATGGTCCGTGGTCAACGGCGTGACGGCCAAAGAGATGAGCAAGGAAGGTGACCTTCCCCTGGAGTCCGTCGATGTCTCAAAGATGGGACCGGACGACTATCTGTTGCTGGACGAAACCCAGGATCGTGATGCGGCCTTCAGGTGGAATACGGCAAACGAAATCCGCCGTAAGAAGACGAGCGTTCAGAGCAAAATCCTGGAGTATATGAGAGTCAACATAGGCAAGCAGATCACAGGCGAGGAACTCCGCTATGTCGCAGACAACAAAAGTGAATGGGCAAGGCGCGTACGCGAATTGCGGACGGAACAGGGGTGGCCGGTAGCTACCAGGACAACCGGCATGCCGGATCTGCCGGTCGGCGTGTACTTACTGGTGGAAGACCGCCAGGCTCCTGAGCATGACCGTGTGATCCCGGATGCCGTACGAAGGGCAGTACTGCAACGCGATGACTACAAGTGTAGTGAATGCGGGTGGCACCATGAAAAATGGAATCCATCCGACCCCAGACATCTGGAAGCACACCATGTCCAGCAACACGCCAAAGGCGGTGCAAATACCGAAGAGAACCTCATCACCTTATGCAACATCTGCCATGACAAAGCCCACAGGAAGTAG
- a CDS encoding response regulator yields MNFKLLLVEDNDVDIEACTSTIRTYNLKNKTDMTCIVAKSKEQAFECVDSSFDGAIIDIKLADAGTEGNDVIKEIHKASRIPIAILTGTPENATAECGFIGSFKKGEISYADIFDKLFAVYRTGITKVMGGRGEIETAMTKIFWDHLLPQVDSWKSYVSEGNETEKAILRTVLNHLLELLDGDDNPSHPEEMYVIPPIADQLKTGSVVVRRADDKRFVVVSPACDLVVRPGGTCKTDKILLSQIEDFDVIKAAVLEGIKAGKQVSKLAVLLKNNHNDYYHYLPKTTLFTAGFINFRWTHSVDKGVFEAEYGKPVAQLSAPFVKAIVARFSSFYARQGQPDFDFKKLAESLL; encoded by the coding sequence ATGAACTTCAAGTTATTGTTGGTTGAAGACAATGATGTTGATATTGAAGCCTGTACCAGCACCATCCGCACATACAATCTAAAAAATAAGACTGATATGACCTGCATTGTTGCAAAAAGTAAGGAACAAGCGTTTGAATGCGTTGATTCATCTTTTGACGGCGCCATTATAGACATTAAGTTAGCTGACGCTGGGACAGAAGGTAATGATGTCATAAAAGAAATACATAAAGCGTCAAGGATTCCGATAGCAATCCTAACAGGTACCCCTGAAAATGCTACCGCAGAATGCGGATTTATTGGTTCTTTCAAAAAAGGTGAAATTAGTTATGCCGACATTTTTGATAAATTGTTTGCGGTCTATAGGACAGGTATAACAAAAGTTATGGGAGGCAGGGGTGAAATAGAGACTGCCATGACTAAGATTTTTTGGGATCACCTTTTACCGCAAGTTGATTCTTGGAAAAGCTATGTATCTGAAGGAAATGAGACAGAAAAAGCCATCCTGCGTACCGTTCTAAACCATCTCCTTGAGTTATTAGATGGCGATGATAATCCATCTCATCCGGAAGAAATGTATGTAATACCGCCAATCGCTGACCAGCTAAAAACCGGCAGCGTTGTTGTCCGTCGTGCTGATGACAAACGATTTGTTGTTGTCAGCCCCGCCTGTGACCTTGTTGTTCGTCCCGGTGGTACTTGCAAGACTGATAAAATTCTCTTATCTCAAATTGAGGATTTTGATGTCATAAAGGCTGCAGTCCTTGAAGGAATAAAAGCTGGCAAACAAGTTTCAAAGCTTGCGGTTTTGTTGAAGAATAATCACAATGACTATTATCACTACTTACCAAAAACGACTTTGTTTACGGCTGGATTCATCAATTTTAGATGGACGCATTCCGTCGATAAAGGAGTTTTTGAAGCTGAATACGGAAAACCAGTTGCTCAGCTATCGGCGCCTTTTGTTAAAGCTATAGTAGCTAGGTTTTCATCCTTCTACGCACGTCAAGGACAACCCGACTTTGATTTTAAGAAATTAGCGGAATCGTTGTTGTAG
- a CDS encoding ATP-binding protein, with translation MSATEKHRIRPAGRHLLTIGEDLIQDHYAAVIELVKNAYDADARSVTVSIGLSEDEESVIITVSDDGHGMSKKVVIDQWLVPSTKGKVESRVSPGGRVMQGRKGIGRYAASILGSDLRLETISAGGERTEVYLEWARFETAEYLSDVEIDVLASHTNDSCGTKLTITGKGKYRAAWSSNEIKTLEFELQKLISPVEKIQAAKAGNTAFSIIIIVDGFFFESNKIYKKEIQPIPLFELYDYRVSGSIEKNGTGLLVFKNQKAKNTVDETIPVKLKYETGCGKLSFDIRVYDRESDAIDQLIRRGLVNDAGNYVGKNEAKNLLNKNNGIGVYRNGFRIRPLGDPDFDWLKLNEQRVQMPSIRIGSNQVIGYVEIESEELSHLEEKSARDGLKENSAFRNLKDITIAVIRNLEERRFAYRNKAGLSRPVVKVERELEKLFNFEDIKTGIRKKLSRTGIDPKLAEDIVTIITEKEDKNNKIVEDIRRAVAIYQGQATLGKIINVILHEGRRPLNYFKSQIPNLNIWVDEFKVERVDQYLDEIVSIADGIRKSAQMFVNLFGKLDPLAAAKRKAKEQFDIVLTVKKSFDVFEEELIKNNIYIKLESDLDAVPFTGWSSDIYIIMTNLIENSIFWISEKESRNRYLNVKIVSSNGSLSYLDYRDSGPGIEKHLIESQVIFEPEFSTKPSGTGLGLAIAGEAASRNGLQIQAFESDNGAYFRLQPFGGV, from the coding sequence ATGAGTGCAACTGAAAAGCATAGAATCAGGCCCGCTGGTCGTCATCTGCTTACCATAGGCGAAGATCTTATTCAGGACCATTACGCTGCAGTCATAGAACTGGTAAAAAACGCATACGACGCAGATGCAAGGTCTGTTACGGTTTCAATTGGGCTTTCTGAAGACGAGGAAAGCGTAATTATAACTGTTTCGGATGACGGACACGGAATGTCAAAAAAGGTCGTAATTGATCAATGGCTCGTTCCGTCGACGAAAGGTAAGGTTGAAAGTAGGGTCAGTCCTGGTGGTAGAGTCATGCAGGGCCGAAAGGGGATAGGGCGTTACGCTGCGTCAATTCTCGGCTCTGATTTGCGTTTAGAGACTATCTCTGCTGGTGGTGAGAGGACAGAGGTCTATCTTGAGTGGGCTCGATTTGAGACAGCGGAATATCTCTCAGATGTTGAAATTGACGTGTTAGCCTCACACACGAATGACAGCTGTGGCACAAAGTTGACGATAACTGGTAAAGGTAAGTATCGTGCTGCATGGTCTTCCAATGAAATTAAAACTTTGGAATTTGAACTCCAAAAACTGATTTCACCAGTTGAAAAGATACAAGCTGCAAAGGCTGGCAATACAGCCTTCTCTATCATAATCATAGTAGACGGGTTTTTCTTTGAATCGAACAAAATATATAAGAAAGAAATTCAACCTATTCCTTTATTTGAGCTTTATGACTACCGGGTATCAGGCTCAATAGAAAAAAACGGAACAGGTTTACTCGTTTTTAAAAATCAAAAAGCTAAGAATACAGTTGATGAGACAATACCAGTAAAACTTAAATATGAAACTGGCTGTGGTAAGTTGTCATTTGATATACGGGTTTATGATCGAGAAAGTGACGCCATTGACCAGCTGATCAGGAGAGGGCTAGTTAATGATGCTGGCAACTATGTTGGGAAGAATGAAGCCAAAAATCTTCTAAATAAAAACAACGGTATTGGGGTATATAGGAATGGTTTCCGAATTAGGCCATTAGGAGATCCAGATTTTGATTGGCTTAAGCTGAATGAACAACGTGTTCAAATGCCATCAATAAGGATAGGCAGTAACCAGGTTATCGGTTATGTCGAAATTGAGTCTGAAGAGTTGTCCCATCTTGAGGAGAAAAGTGCTAGGGATGGCTTGAAGGAAAACAGTGCTTTTAGAAATCTCAAAGATATCACAATTGCTGTTATACGTAACCTTGAAGAGAGGAGATTTGCTTACCGGAATAAAGCTGGCTTAAGTAGACCTGTAGTTAAGGTTGAACGGGAGCTTGAAAAATTATTTAATTTTGAAGATATTAAAACAGGTATAAGGAAAAAGCTATCCCGTACAGGAATAGATCCGAAACTTGCTGAAGATATCGTTACTATAATCACTGAAAAAGAAGACAAGAATAACAAAATAGTTGAAGATATTCGTAGAGCCGTTGCGATTTACCAAGGACAGGCAACTTTAGGTAAGATTATAAACGTCATACTTCATGAGGGGAGAAGGCCACTTAACTACTTTAAGAGTCAAATCCCTAACCTTAATATATGGGTAGATGAATTTAAAGTGGAGCGAGTTGATCAATACCTTGATGAGATTGTATCTATCGCAGATGGGATTCGAAAAAGTGCCCAGATGTTTGTTAACCTGTTTGGTAAACTTGATCCGTTGGCTGCCGCCAAACGGAAAGCAAAGGAGCAGTTCGACATTGTGTTGACTGTGAAAAAGTCCTTTGATGTCTTCGAAGAGGAGCTTATTAAGAATAATATATATATCAAGCTTGAATCTGATCTAGATGCAGTACCTTTCACTGGTTGGTCTTCTGATATATATATCATAATGACTAACCTTATTGAAAATAGCATCTTTTGGATTAGTGAAAAAGAATCTCGAAATAGATACCTCAATGTAAAAATTGTTTCTAGCAATGGGTCTTTGTCTTACCTAGATTACAGAGACTCTGGACCTGGTATCGAAAAGCATCTTATTGAAAGCCAGGTTATATTTGAGCCTGAATTTTCGACGAAACCCTCAGGCACTGGTTTGGGTCTGGCGATTGCGGGTGAAGCTGCATCAAGGAATGGTTTACAGATACAGGCTTTTGAGTCTGACAATGGAGCCTATTTTAGGCTTCAACCATTTGGAGGAGTTTGA
- a CDS encoding DNA cytosine methyltransferase — protein MPLTFLDLFAGGGGLSEGFIRAGFSPVAHVEADKAACFTLKTRTAYHWLTQQGRHDRYIDYLQGNISRSDLYDSVPPSEIASVINAEIGQESLSTIFDTVDELLNGRELDLIIGGPPCQAYSLVGRSRDKNKMRGDKRNYLYTFYAEFLRRYRPRYFVFENVAGLLSAKAPDGDLYFDKMRFLFKEVGYETEHNILSASNYGVLQNRSRIILVGKRGMTTGFYPNPETWMPINVVVNEVFKDLPPLCAGQGSVRPCEVKPYQGTYLYKAAIKNDLFPVTFHSARTQNDRDLEIYKIAITKWNKSHERLDYNDLPEHLKTHENRTSFLDRFKVIAGDMPFSHTIVAHISQDGHFSIHPDIEQCRSLTPREAARLQTFPDDYFFESTTDIPGRSPAFRQIGNAVPVLLAQKIAQKLLEVW, from the coding sequence ATGCCTTTAACTTTCCTTGATCTATTTGCTGGTGGTGGCGGTCTCTCAGAGGGCTTTATCCGAGCTGGGTTTAGCCCAGTGGCACACGTTGAAGCAGATAAGGCTGCTTGTTTTACATTAAAGACGCGAACAGCATATCATTGGCTAACCCAACAAGGCCGTCATGACCGTTACATTGACTATCTCCAGGGAAATATATCCAGGTCGGACCTTTATGACTCGGTTCCGCCTTCTGAAATTGCTTCTGTTATCAATGCTGAAATAGGCCAAGAGAGCTTGTCCACAATTTTCGATACTGTCGACGAATTGTTAAATGGTAGAGAGCTTGACTTGATTATTGGTGGGCCACCATGCCAGGCATATTCGCTTGTTGGAAGATCTCGTGACAAGAATAAGATGCGTGGTGATAAAAGGAACTACCTATATACTTTTTATGCTGAATTTCTTAGAAGATATAGGCCAAGGTACTTTGTCTTTGAGAATGTAGCAGGGTTATTGTCGGCAAAAGCACCCGATGGTGACTTGTATTTTGATAAAATGCGATTTTTGTTCAAAGAAGTTGGGTATGAGACAGAGCATAATATTCTGTCTGCGAGCAACTATGGCGTTCTCCAAAATAGATCAAGGATTATATTGGTTGGAAAACGTGGTATGACAACCGGCTTTTACCCTAATCCAGAAACATGGATGCCAATAAACGTGGTTGTAAATGAAGTATTTAAAGATCTACCACCTCTTTGTGCAGGGCAAGGATCGGTACGACCTTGCGAAGTAAAGCCTTATCAAGGGACATATTTGTATAAAGCAGCAATTAAAAATGACCTGTTTCCAGTAACTTTTCATTCTGCTAGGACTCAGAATGATCGAGATCTAGAAATATATAAGATAGCTATAACTAAATGGAATAAAAGTCATGAGCGACTTGATTATAATGATCTGCCAGAACATCTAAAGACTCACGAAAATCGAACTTCTTTCTTAGATAGGTTTAAAGTAATTGCTGGAGATATGCCATTTTCACATACAATCGTTGCTCATATATCACAAGATGGCCATTTCTCCATCCACCCCGACATAGAGCAGTGTCGATCGTTGACTCCCAGAGAAGCAGCAAGACTCCAAACATTCCCGGATGACTATTTCTTTGAAAGTACGACTGATATTCCAGGTAGATCACCGGCCTTCAGGCAGATTGGGAACGCGGTACCAGTCCTACTTGCCCAAAAAATTGCACAAAAACTTCTGGAGGTTTGGTGA
- a CDS encoding HigA family addiction module antitoxin, with translation MYKEKDKEPTAMTPGEILLTQFMEPNNISQNKLSREIDVPVGRVNQIIKGKRAITADTALRLAKFFGNAAEYWMNLQSSYDLSRARNDMWPKIEPRIHTLTALQS, from the coding sequence ATGTATAAGGAAAAGGATAAGGAACCCACAGCTATGACCCCTGGAGAAATACTCCTTACCCAGTTCATGGAACCCAATAATATTAGTCAAAATAAATTGTCTAGAGAAATTGATGTTCCAGTTGGTCGTGTAAATCAGATAATTAAAGGGAAAAGGGCCATAACTGCTGACACTGCTTTGCGACTTGCAAAGTTTTTTGGAAATGCTGCTGAATATTGGATGAACTTGCAAAGCAGCTATGACCTGAGCAGGGCAAGAAATGATATGTGGCCGAAAATTGAGCCAAGAATTCACACTCTGACTGCTCTGCAATCATGA
- a CDS encoding HD-GYP domain-containing protein: MNRAEHTTRIIRLLQSASANAALYESGHLQVLRLGNQLFEELGALLDACGELSLIVVGDELIVDGRPQEYSLFLNRFIALLNGRGIEHLKLLRGITRQEVENLIGLLSAAGQTGELASTDHLRFGWVKLPSEAPPSGSGDEERCAAEVLKDLGRKEMERFSEIYQAVQRRQKLKVGGIAEIVTGFVELFRREGMPFLVLAALRESDEYTFTHCANVCIMNLAQAMALGIEGQQLKDIGVAAMLHDIGKLFVPEEIINKKGKLTDEEFEIIKQHPVRGARYLMDTPGVPRLAAIAAYEHHAKFNLSGYPKLPPSWRLNLSSHLTMISDFFDATRTRRSYHEPLALDHIMSMMLDMSGSALHPGLTRNFFRILSDMKAP; encoded by the coding sequence ATGAACAGGGCAGAACATACAACCCGCATCATCAGGCTCCTTCAGTCGGCAAGCGCCAATGCAGCGCTTTACGAAAGCGGACATCTCCAGGTCCTCCGGCTGGGAAACCAGCTGTTCGAGGAACTGGGCGCTCTGCTCGATGCTTGCGGCGAACTCTCCCTGATCGTGGTGGGAGACGAGCTTATCGTTGATGGCAGGCCGCAGGAGTACAGCCTGTTCCTGAACCGTTTCATCGCCCTACTCAACGGGCGGGGGATCGAGCATTTAAAGTTACTGCGGGGGATCACGCGTCAGGAGGTGGAAAACCTCATCGGCCTGCTGAGCGCCGCCGGGCAGACCGGGGAGTTAGCCTCGACTGACCATCTTCGCTTTGGCTGGGTGAAGCTTCCTTCGGAGGCACCTCCGTCCGGAAGCGGGGACGAAGAGCGGTGTGCCGCGGAAGTGCTCAAGGATCTGGGCCGGAAGGAGATGGAGCGGTTCTCCGAAATCTATCAGGCGGTGCAGCGCCGCCAGAAACTGAAGGTTGGCGGCATTGCGGAGATCGTCACCGGGTTCGTCGAGCTGTTCCGCCGGGAAGGGATGCCCTTTCTCGTCTTGGCGGCACTGAGGGAGAGCGACGAGTACACGTTCACCCATTGCGCCAACGTCTGTATCATGAACCTCGCGCAGGCGATGGCGCTCGGCATCGAGGGGCAGCAACTGAAGGACATCGGGGTGGCTGCCATGCTGCACGATATCGGCAAGCTCTTTGTCCCCGAGGAGATCATCAACAAGAAGGGTAAGCTCACCGACGAGGAGTTTGAAATAATCAAGCAGCACCCGGTCCGTGGGGCGCGCTACCTGATGGATACCCCCGGGGTGCCACGTCTGGCTGCGATTGCCGCCTATGAGCACCATGCGAAGTTCAACCTGAGCGGCTACCCGAAACTCCCACCATCCTGGCGGCTCAACCTCAGCAGCCACTTGACCATGATATCCGATTTTTTTGATGCGACCCGGACCCGGAGGTCCTACCATGAACCGCTCGCCCTTGACCACATAATGAGCATGATGCTTGACATGTCGGGGAGCGCATTGCATCCGGGCCTTACGCGCAACTTCTTCCGGATACTTTCCGACATGAAGGCCCCCTGA